The following nucleotide sequence is from Treponema pectinovorum.
AGCGTTGCGGTAAAAGAAGGAATCGCAAAAATCATCCTTCTTGGAAATAAAGACGAAATTTTAAAATTTGGATTTGATATGTCTGGTGTACAGATTGTTGATCCTACAACAGATTCAAATGCAGACAAATACGCAGAAATTCTTTACAAAGCACGAGAAGGAAAAATCAATAAAAAAACAGGCGAACCAGAATATGCAGACATTCCTGCTGCAAAAAAAGCAGCGCTCAAAGATTACACAATGTACGGTGCGCTTATTTTAAAAGCGGGCGATGCAGACGGCTTCGTTTCTGGTGCTTGCCACTCAACAGCAAATACACTTCGTCCAGGACTTCAAGTTATAAAAACTTCTGCTGGAGTAAAAACTGTTTCTTCTTGCTTTATAATGGTAGCTCCAGAAGGCTCAAACAAATATATCCCAGACGGAATCTGTGTTTTTGGAGACTGTGCAATCAACATAGACCCAAGTGCAGAAGAACTTTCTGATATAGCGATTGCAACTGCAGAAACAGCAAAAAAAATTGCAGGTATCAATCCAAAAATTGCAATGCTTTCATTTTCAACAAAAGGCTCTGGAAACGACTCAAAAGGACTCAACACTGTTGGCAAAGTTGTGGAAGCGACAAATCTTGCAAAATCAAAAGCTCCAGAACTCGCTTTGGACGGCGAATTCCAATTTGATGCTGCAATCGCTCCAGAAGTTGGCGAATTAAAAGCCCCTGGTTCTCAAGTTGCAGGACACGCAAATACTTTTATCTTCCCAAATATAAATGCAGGAAACATCGGCTACAAAATTGCCGCTCGCATGGGTGGCTGGAAGGCAATCGGACCTGTTTGTCAGGGCTTTGCAAAACCTCTTAACGATTTAAGCCGTGGCTGCAATGTTGAAGAGATTGTCGACACAGTTGCAGTAACCGCTTTGCAGGCATAAGCAAAAAATTTAAAAAATCAAAAAAAATGAGGCACGAAAAGTATCGTGCCTTTTTCTTTTATGGAGCGCATCACTTGTCAAACCGTCCTTTCAGGGTTGCTCTTCGCTCCATCCGTGGCAAGCCACGGACGGCTTTGCCGCCCTTACACGACGGGCTAAGTTTTTTTGTAAAAATACTAAATCTCGTCTTTTAAATATCTTTTTATCGCTTTGTAATCAACTTTATCTTTTAGGTTAAATTTTTTTATTGCCCAGGTTATCGTCTTCATGCTAAGAATCATCGCAATTATTATGCCTGCAAAAAGTATAAAAGGCAGAGCAACATTAACCGGAATACTGTTCGCCATCGCAGGAAAACTGGAAAGCAGCAAAAAAGAAGTTCCCACGAGCAAAAATTCAATCAAAAGCCCAAGAATTATGTTGTAAAGTCCAACTGCAATGTTAAAAATCGTAGTTCGTTCGCTACAAGTCATTTTATACCTTTTTTTTGACTGGAATTTTTTACTGTAAAAAGGAACGAAATCACTAAAATTATTCCACAAACAACAACCGTCGCATCTGCAACATTGAATGTTGGCCATCGTTCCATTCCCAATATGTTGTAAAACTTCACATCTATAAAATCGACAACGCCTTCTTTTCTAAAAAAGCGGTCAATCAGGTTTCCGGTTCCGCCCCCAGCGATTCCCATTATTGCCCAGCGTTGTAATTGGTTAAAATCTTCATTTCTAAAGTAAACGATTAAAACCATTATGATTACAAAAATAGGAACAAATCGAAAAAGAATTGCTCTTGCAACTAATGACCAGCTTTCGCCAATGCTAAACGCAATTCCAGGGTTACAAACATGGATTATCCTTAAAAAATCACCAAAAAATTGTGCGCCAATCGTAACTGGATACGTTAAAGGAATATTTTTTACAACTAATTGCTTTGTAACTTGATCTAAAATTATAACAACAGCCATTAAAATTAAAGGCAGTAATTTTTTTGAGGCAGTAGGTTTGCTTTTAAATTCAACCGTGATATTTTCTGTGTCCATAGAAAAAAAATTATAGATTATTAAAAAATTATAGTCTAGTAATACGAAACTTATAAAAAGATTGTAAATTTTCCGAAAATTTATTCAATTTTTGGGTATTCAAGAAAATTAAAGTCCTTTATTTTTGCAACAGTTTTGCCTGCAACATAACGAGGAATAAAAAGCGTCTTGTCGCGTTCTAATTTCAATCTTTTTGCGATAAAAATATCGGTCTGTTCAACAAAACCGAGCATTTTTGAACGGTATTCTGCAATTTCTGCAATGTCGTAAAATTCAAAAGCCCCTGTGTTTACTGTTTGTGTCAATTTTATTGCAGTTTGATAATCTAAGGAATCGCTTACAAAAAAAATCTTTTTTTCACCATATTTTTGTTTCGCGATTTTTATCAAAGCCAAATACGAAAGTTCCTGGTTAAAATTGCTTTTTTTAGAATCAATTTTTTTATCATTTAAGAATAAATATCTTGAATAAAATTTTCTAAAAAAACGAGTGTTAAAAATTCCGTCAAAATAAGTCAAATCATCAGCAAAAAAATCTGCTGCAAAAACTGTAAATCCTTTTTTAGAAAGAAAAAGCAGGTAAGGCTCATAATCGCTTACAGAGCTCAAATTTCCTGTGCAGAATATTATGAGTGGAAGTTCGCTTTCGCTTTTTTGTAAAGGCTCGTAAGTATACAGAAAACTGTTCGAAATTCTAAAAATCTCGGACTTTTTTGCAGGATAAAATCCTCTGGAAAAATTGCCAGACATAATTTGAACATTTTTTGAAGATTCAAAATCCTTTGCGTCGATTTTTATAGGTCGAAAATTTATCAAAAAAAATGCGCACAGCACTATCGCAAAAAGTTCGATAATGCAGACTATCACAAAAGGATTTGAATATCTGTCTATATAAAGAGCCGAACAGAATCTTAAAAGTGAGCGAATATTTGTAAAAAAAACGAAAAAAGCCAAGAGCGTCGGGAAAAAAGTTAAAGGCGAAAGATTCCAGAGAAAGATATTTATGATTGAAAGAAGCAGTGCTATTGGTGAAAAAATCACGAAAGAATCAATCTTTGATTTTTTCATAAAAAAAATTCTTGCACAGCAAATAAAAAGCAAAGCCATTACGAGCAGTTCTGCAACAAAACAGTCAAACATATCTGTATAATAGCGGAATATTGTGTTACAATCCATACTAGTATGGCGGCACAAACTAAAGTTAAACTTGATTTGTCAAAAGTAAAAATGGCTATCCGTGCAGGAATCCCTCTGTCAATTACTACTTATACGCTTCCTCACGAAATGGAAGTGTACATGGGTTCTGTTTTAAAAGCTTTTTTGGACGAATTAAATCAAAATCAAATGGTTGAATATTTGACTTATTGCCTTAATGAATTGGTTACAAATAGCAAAAAGGCTAATACAAAACGCATATATTTTAAAGAAAAGCATTTAGATATTTCTAATCCAGTTGAATACGAAGAAGGAATGAAAAGTTTTAAAGCAGAAACCTTAAACAATATAAAATACTATTTAAAACTTCAAAAAACTGCTGGACTTTATGTAAAGTTAATTCTTCAAACCCGCAATAATAAAATAAAAATCGAAGTCAGAAATAATTCAGAACTTACAGTAGAAGAATATAAACGAATGCATGATAAATTAAGTCGTGCACAGCAGTATACTTCTGTAGACCAGGTGCTTGCTCAAATTCTTGATGAAACAGAAGGTGCAGGTCTTGGTCTTATAATAATGATTTTGATGCTCGAAAAAATTGGGCTTACAGAAGAAAATTTCCAAATCCTTTGCGAAAATGGAGAAACTATAACTAGGATAATTCTTCCTTTAAATGAAAAAACTCAAAAAGATTTGAGCGTTGTAAGTCAGGAATTTGTAAAAATAATCGACGAACTCCCTCAATTCCCAGATACAATCGTAAGGGTAAATGCGCTTTTAAATGATCCGGATTCAAAGATGAGCGAAATCGCCATGCTTATTTCCAGCGATGTTTCTTTGACTACGGATTTGCTAAAACTCGTAAACTCGGCAACCTTCGCTTTGGCGTCTCCATGCAGGAGCATTGCGGATGCTGTAAAGCTTGTTGGGCTTCGTGGAATAAAAAATATGCTCATTTCTGTTGGTTCTCTCAACAGTTTAAAAGAATTGAGCGGCGAAAAAAAAGAATTGTGGACTCACTCATACAAAGTTGCGTTCTACGCTTACAACCTTGCACGAAATTTTTGTTCTTCAGAGCGGAATGTTGTAGAAGATTCCTATGTATGCGGTTTGCTGCACGATATGGGAAAACTCGTTTTTGAAAATGCGCATCCAGATTTTATAGATAAAATTAAAGGAATTTGTGCAAAAAAAGGAATTCCTGCAGATATATTTGAAAAATTGCTTGCAGGCGTAAACCACGGCGAAGTTGGCGCTTTGATTGCAGAAAAATGGAATTTCCCAGAGGTGATAGTTTCTGTAATAAGGTATCATCATTCTCCAGATCTTGCTCCAGAGAATACAAAAAAGCTTACAAGTTTGGTATACCTTTCTGATATGCTCGTTCATTATCACTCAAAAGAAGTTGACTACTATCAATTTGAACCAGAAGTTTTAGCGATGTTCAACATAACAAGCGAACAGCAATTACAGAAAATCCTTGACCGTTTAGAAAAAGCGTTTGTTACAGAAAGCATATAATCTTTTATATAAAATAAAAAAAGACTGATTCCATTATGATTTTGGAATCAATCTTTTATCAGCCGTGAAACTTTTTATAAAATAAAGTTGGCTTAACTTGTAAAAAAAATCTAGTATACCCAAAATTTTTAATCTGATTTTGGGCGCGCCTTTTTAGGCAACTCTCCTTATAAAATATTTTGAACGTTTCTCCGTTTTTGTTTTAATCTTTAAAAAGTTTTTTTATTTCGGAAGCGTAAATATCGTTTATCTTGTAGCGGCTTATTTCTTGCTTTGCAGAAAGCTCCGCTCCTACTTCAAATTCTTTTGGAAGAACTGCAATCTTATTTATGCGTTCAAACATCTTAAATCCGTTTTTTGAGTTTATTCTGTGTGCAATTTCTCCTTCCAAGAGTCTTTTTATTTCTGGACTGCGTGCAAGGTCTTCGTATTTTTTGTATGAAAGTTTTGCATCTTGAGCAAACTGTTCTATTTCGGATTTTTCTGGAACTACGAGAGCGGCCAAGTATCTTTGGTCTTGTCCTACAACTACGGCGGTTTTTATATAACGCGATTCTTGAATTTTCATTTCGATAGGTGCAGGTTCAACGTTTTCGCCGCCAAGCTGAACAATAGTATCTTTTATGCGGCCACACAGCACAATCTCGCCGTTTGCAGTAAGCCGTGCAAGGTCTCCTGTGTTGAACCAGCCGTTTTCATCGATAACTTTTTCTGTAAGTTCTGGCCTTTTGTAATAACCTTGCATTACTGTAGGACCTTTTATAAGAAGAGCGCCTTTTTTTCCGCGTTTAACTTCTTTGCCTGTAACAGGGTCTACAACTTTTGCTGCAAGTTCGCGTATCGGTTTT
It contains:
- a CDS encoding HDOD domain-containing protein, giving the protein MAAQTKVKLDLSKVKMAIRAGIPLSITTYTLPHEMEVYMGSVLKAFLDELNQNQMVEYLTYCLNELVTNSKKANTKRIYFKEKHLDISNPVEYEEGMKSFKAETLNNIKYYLKLQKTAGLYVKLILQTRNNKIKIEVRNNSELTVEEYKRMHDKLSRAQQYTSVDQVLAQILDETEGAGLGLIIMILMLEKIGLTEENFQILCENGETITRIILPLNEKTQKDLSVVSQEFVKIIDELPQFPDTIVRVNALLNDPDSKMSEIAMLISSDVSLTTDLLKLVNSATFALASPCRSIADAVKLVGLRGIKNMLISVGSLNSLKELSGEKKELWTHSYKVAFYAYNLARNFCSSERNVVEDSYVCGLLHDMGKLVFENAHPDFIDKIKGICAKKGIPADIFEKLLAGVNHGEVGALIAEKWNFPEVIVSVIRYHHSPDLAPENTKKLTSLVYLSDMLVHYHSKEVDYYQFEPEVLAMFNITSEQQLQKILDRLEKAFVTESI
- the pta gene encoding phosphate acetyltransferase — translated: MDFVKSLREKAKKAGKTIVLCEGEDKRVVEAASVAVKEGIAKIILLGNKDEILKFGFDMSGVQIVDPTTDSNADKYAEILYKAREGKINKKTGEPEYADIPAAKKAALKDYTMYGALILKAGDADGFVSGACHSTANTLRPGLQVIKTSAGVKTVSSCFIMVAPEGSNKYIPDGICVFGDCAINIDPSAEELSDIAIATAETAKKIAGINPKIAMLSFSTKGSGNDSKGLNTVGKVVEATNLAKSKAPELALDGEFQFDAAIAPEVGELKAPGSQVAGHANTFIFPNINAGNIGYKIAARMGGWKAIGPVCQGFAKPLNDLSRGCNVEEIVDTVAVTALQA
- the lspA gene encoding signal peptidase II, whose amino-acid sequence is MDTENITVEFKSKPTASKKLLPLILMAVVIILDQVTKQLVVKNIPLTYPVTIGAQFFGDFLRIIHVCNPGIAFSIGESWSLVARAILFRFVPIFVIIMVLIVYFRNEDFNQLQRWAIMGIAGGGTGNLIDRFFRKEGVVDFIDVKFYNILGMERWPTFNVADATVVVCGIILVISFLFTVKNSSQKKGIK